One window from the genome of Myxocyprinus asiaticus isolate MX2 ecotype Aquarium Trade chromosome 30, UBuf_Myxa_2, whole genome shotgun sequence encodes:
- the LOC127420883 gene encoding DNA-directed RNA polymerase I subunit RPA43-like, translating into MANWTQEDGATKPLTNTAEVSAAAQISGRDVTGRPGGDVAAVPCLIPSFADAVKLLDSRYSCLVLDTPRKHIALPPVYLCKKRTGIQEELNADLLKYSTSLNGVPLAYDNIKVVGQYGDIYDDQGFIHVNIEASFVIFRPKKGSKLVGVINKIGVSHVGCLVHGCFNASVVKPSLLTPEQWRDSGLCVGGSLEFEVFQLDADVAGVLLIRGRLERSRVQELVAQTEQNEALVETAKEPTTESESTEGTTDNPKPKKKKKKDKHEKESAVEESINGSNLQETYENHETTVDTMEVDSNSNGHHKEKKKKKKHKRKESDERLPFDLPGGYVSDKTSKKRRAPESEETLQVDSDTPVAKKKKKKNK; encoded by the exons ATGGCGAACTGGACACAAGAGGACGGAGCCACAAAACCATTAACAAACACCGCAGAAGTGTCCGCCGCAGCGCAGATATCAGGTAGAGATGTGACAGGCAGACCCGGTGGAGATGTCGCGGCGGTTCCGTGTCTGATCCCGTCATTCGCGGACGCGGTGAAACTGCTGGACTCGCGTTACTCGTGTCTAGTGCTGGACACTCCGCGCAAACACATCGCGCTGCCGCCCGTCTACTTGTGCAAGAAACGCACCGGAATACAGGAAGAACTGAATGCTGATCTGCTCAAATACTCCACAAG TCTGAACGGCGTTCCTTTGGCGTATGATAATATTAAAGTTGTAGGACAGTATGGAGATATTTATGATGATCAAGGATTCATTCACGTCAACATCGAGGCGTCATTTGTGATTTTCAGACCGAAGAAAGGATCTAAGCTTGTG GGTGTAATTAATAAAATCGGAGTGAGTCACGTCGGATGTCTTGTTCATGGATGCTTTAACGCATCAGTAGTGAAGCCCAGTCTGCTGACCCCAGAGCAGTGGAGGGACTCTGGACTGTGTGTTGGAGGCAGTCTGGAGTTTGAGGTCTTTCAGCTGGATGCTGACGTTGCAGGTGTGCTGCTCATCAGAGGAAGGCTGGAGAGATCCAG GGTCCAAGAGCTAGTGGCCCAAACTGAACAGAATGAAGCCCTTGTGGAAACGGCTAAAGAACCTACAACAGAATCAGAATCCACAGAAGGTACAACTGACAATCCAAAGcccaagaagaagaaaaagaaagacaaacatgAAAAGGAGTCTGCTGTGGAAGAGTCTATAAACGGCAGCAACCTACAAGAAACATATGAAAACCATGAAACGACGGTGGACACAATGGAGGTGGACTCCAATTCAAATGGACATCACaaagagaaaaagaagaagaagaaacacaaaagaaaagaGTCAGATGAGAGATTACCCTTCGATCTTCCGGGCGGGTATGTCAGCGATAAGACCAGCAAGAAGAGACGGGCGCCAGAGAGTGAAGAAACGCTCCAGGTGGACTCTGATACGCCTgttgccaaaaagaaaaaaaaaaagaacaaatga